The sequence below is a genomic window from Sneathiella sp. P13V-1.
CTTCACAACGGTTATCTTGTGGCAGATGGGGAACCTGAGGAAGTGATTGCCTCCCCTATCGTTCAGGAAGCCTATCTGGGTGTGGGGGCGTCAACCAATGTCTAATTCAATTTTGCAGCTCAAAGGCGTGAAGACCAATATCGAGCAATACAAGATCCTGCATGGTCTGGATTTTGATGTTCCAAAGGATGGCCTGACCGTGTTGCTGGGGCGGAACGGTGCGGGTAAATCCACCACCCTTCGCACCATCATGGGGCTTTGGAAGGCTCACGAAGGCGAGATCCTTTTTGATGGGGAAGATATCCGCGAAAAGCAAACCTCCGACATCTCCAAAGCAGGCATCGCTTTCGTGCCCGAAGATATGGGTATTTTCTCTGCGCTTACCGTTGCCGAAAATATGGCCCTCGCTGTCCGGTCCGGCAAACAGTCCGAAGAGCGACTGGAGCAAATTTTCAAGCTGTTTCCGGCCATGGAAAAGTTTTGGGATCTGCCTGCAGGCAACCTCTCCGGTGGGCAAAAGCAAATGCTGGCCATCAGCCGCGCCATCTCTGAACCACGGCGGCTTATCCTGATTGATGAACCGACCAAAGGCCTCGCCCCGGCGATTATCGGCGCGATGATTGAGGCTTTTCAGGAGCTGAAAGAAGAGACCACCATTTTGCTGGTGGAGCAGAATTTCCAGTTTGCAAAGTCGCTCGCTGATCATGCCGTGGTTATCGATGACGGCCATATTGTTCACAAATCCCCCATGGAAGAGCTCAGCCGCGATAAAGCCGCACAGCAGCAATTCCTCGGCCTCGACCTCTAGAATTGGCAGAAAGGAAAGAACATGAACACAAATAATTCTGCCATAGAGACGGGCAAAACCAGCCCGATCGAATGGTTCAATGAAAAGCTCCCCTATCTGGTGGTGCCTCTCGTTATCCTGTTGGCACTCCCCTTAATCGGGGGCCTGCCCACTTGGGTGACACTAACCCTTGCAGGCCTTGCCATGGGCATGATGATCTTCACCATGGCATCGGGCCTCAGCCTTGTTTTTGGTCTGATGGATGTCCTCAATTTCGGTCACGGGGCCTTCATCACTTTTGGGGCTTTTGTCGCCTCCTCCTTCGTCATTCCGTTTTCCGGTTGGCTTCAGGTCGACAGCTTCGCCCAAAACTTGGCTGCGCTCTTAACTATTATGCTCATCGCTGTGGCCGTAGGGTCGGCCTTGGGCCTGGCCTTTGAAAAGGTTGTGGTGGCTCCTGTCTATGGCGATCATTTGAAACAGATCCTGATCACCATGGGTGCCGTCATTGTTGCCGAGCAGATGATCCCCGTGATTTGGGGCGGCGCACCTGTCTCCATGCCAAAGCCAGCCTCCTTAAATGGAGTTCTGGTATTTGGCGAAATCGCGTTTGAGAAATACCGCCTCTTTGCTTTCTTTGTCGGGGTCGTGGTGTATCTCGGTCTTTACCTGACCCTCACGCGCACACGTATTGGACTATTGGTCCGGGCAGGGGTTGAAAATCGGGAAATGGTCGAAGCCTTGGGCTATCGCATTGATTACCTCTTTATCGGTGTCTTTATTGCAGGCTCTGCTTTGGCGGCGCTTGGCGGAACGCTTTGGGGTTTCTACAGCGAATTGATCACGGCAAGTGTGGGCAGCGAGATTATGATCCTCGTCTTTATCGTTGTGATCATTGGCGGTCTGGGATCGGTTCCGGGCTCCCTGATCGGGGCATTGCTTGTGGGGCTGGTTGCCAACTATATGGGCTTCCTGGTTCCAAAGCTGGCCCTTGGATCAAATATCCTGTTGATGCTGATTATCTTACTGTGGCGGCCAAACGGGTTGTTCCCGGTCAATAAGCACTAAGGGAGAAGAGATATGATTAACACGCTTCTTTCTGGCGATCGCTTTAACAGCCGCCTTCTTGGTGCCATCATCATCAGTATCCTGATCTGTCTGGCCTTCGCACCGTTCCTGTTTCCAGGTACCCGTTCGTTGGAGGTAGCCGCCCGGATCTGTATCTTTATCCTTCTTGCCGGCTCCTTTGACATGCTGCTTGGTTATGCGGGAATTGTCTCCTTCGCGCATACCATGTTCTTTGGCATCGGAGCCTACGGTGTCGGTATTGCCCTCAACAATATGGGCGGGGAATGGGCGGCGATTTTTATCGGCAGCATCCTCGCCATATTGTTGTCGGTGGTGCTCGCCCTGCTGATCGGAATGTTGTCCCTTCGGGTGAAGGCGATCTTCTTTGCCATGATCACCCTCGCGGTAGCCAGCTTTGTGATGATCCTGGCCTCACAACTGCACGGTATCACCGGTGGTGAAGACGGCATCACCTACAAGATCCCCAGATTATTTTCACCAGCCTTCAAACTGTTTGATGACAAGATCCTTGGGGTGCGGTTTAACGGAAAAGTCGTCGCCTATTATGTGGTCTTCTTCCTT
It includes:
- a CDS encoding ABC transporter ATP-binding protein: MSNSILQLKGVKTNIEQYKILHGLDFDVPKDGLTVLLGRNGAGKSTTLRTIMGLWKAHEGEILFDGEDIREKQTSDISKAGIAFVPEDMGIFSALTVAENMALAVRSGKQSEERLEQIFKLFPAMEKFWDLPAGNLSGGQKQMLAISRAISEPRRLILIDEPTKGLAPAIIGAMIEAFQELKEETTILLVEQNFQFAKSLADHAVVIDDGHIVHKSPMEELSRDKAAQQQFLGLDL
- a CDS encoding branched-chain amino acid ABC transporter permease; translated protein: MNTNNSAIETGKTSPIEWFNEKLPYLVVPLVILLALPLIGGLPTWVTLTLAGLAMGMMIFTMASGLSLVFGLMDVLNFGHGAFITFGAFVASSFVIPFSGWLQVDSFAQNLAALLTIMLIAVAVGSALGLAFEKVVVAPVYGDHLKQILITMGAVIVAEQMIPVIWGGAPVSMPKPASLNGVLVFGEIAFEKYRLFAFFVGVVVYLGLYLTLTRTRIGLLVRAGVENREMVEALGYRIDYLFIGVFIAGSALAALGGTLWGFYSELITASVGSEIMILVFIVVIIGGLGSVPGSLIGALLVGLVANYMGFLVPKLALGSNILLMLIILLWRPNGLFPVNKH
- a CDS encoding branched-chain amino acid ABC transporter permease; its protein translation is MINTLLSGDRFNSRLLGAIIISILICLAFAPFLFPGTRSLEVAARICIFILLAGSFDMLLGYAGIVSFAHTMFFGIGAYGVGIALNNMGGEWAAIFIGSILAILLSVVLALLIGMLSLRVKAIFFAMITLAVASFVMILASQLHGITGGEDGITYKIPRLFSPAFKLFDDKILGVRFNGKVVAYYVVFFLSLILFLTMLRIVNSPFGRVLQAIRENEFRAEALGYQVVIYRTVAFCLSAIIATIAGIEMGVWLKYTGPDTSFSFTIMVDILLMVVIGGMGSMYGAVIGVVAMIMAQYYLKDLMAIGAEATANIPILPELLHPDRWLLWLGLLFILSVYYFPKGVVGKLRGVSS